From one Desulfurobacterium pacificum genomic stretch:
- the rfaE1 gene encoding D-glycero-beta-D-manno-heptose-7-phosphate kinase gives MFRKETLQRFKGKKVLVIGDFMLDEYITGKVERISPEAPVPVVEAKEATYRPGGAANVVVNLSSLGAVPVAVGVIGNDREGELLKSLLSQYNVDTESLIVDRERPTTKKTRIIASSQQLLRVDWENRNYVSEEVERKILSVFNDLSNVDAVIISDYGKGVVTARLFDLTGKIKKNVPVLLDPKEKNYPLYKNLTTMTPNIKETFGAVGIKPETDEETEEAGRRLIEKFKLDYAVITRSEKGLSIVKKNSAYHIPTKAKQVFDVTGAGDTVVSVFALSLASGATPEEAGEIANIAAGVVVGKLGTATVTVEEILKAAEEMDAL, from the coding sequence ATGTTTAGAAAGGAGACACTTCAAAGGTTTAAAGGTAAGAAGGTTTTGGTTATAGGCGATTTTATGCTTGATGAGTATATAACCGGAAAAGTTGAAAGAATTTCTCCAGAAGCTCCTGTGCCGGTAGTTGAAGCCAAAGAAGCAACCTATAGACCGGGCGGTGCTGCTAATGTGGTAGTTAACCTGTCTTCTTTAGGAGCTGTACCTGTTGCTGTTGGAGTTATCGGTAACGATAGAGAGGGAGAGCTGTTAAAGTCACTTTTGTCACAGTACAACGTTGATACTGAAAGCTTGATAGTTGACAGAGAGAGACCTACCACTAAAAAAACGAGAATCATTGCTTCTTCTCAGCAGCTTTTAAGGGTTGATTGGGAAAACAGAAATTACGTATCGGAGGAAGTGGAACGTAAAATTCTTTCCGTTTTTAACGATTTAAGCAACGTTGACGCTGTGATTATTTCCGATTACGGCAAGGGAGTTGTAACTGCGAGGCTTTTTGATTTGACGGGGAAAATAAAGAAAAACGTTCCGGTTCTTCTTGACCCTAAAGAAAAGAACTATCCCCTTTATAAAAACCTTACAACCATGACTCCCAACATTAAAGAAACTTTTGGGGCTGTTGGAATTAAACCTGAAACGGATGAAGAAACGGAAGAAGCCGGCAGGAGACTTATAGAAAAATTTAAACTTGATTACGCTGTTATAACGAGGAGTGAGAAAGGGCTGTCTATCGTAAAGAAGAATAGCGCTTATCATATTCCAACGAAAGCTAAGCAGGTATTTGATGTGACAGGTGCTGGTGATACCGTTGTAAGCGTTTTTGCTCTTTCTCTTGCCAGTGGTGCTACTCCAGAAGAAGCGGGCGAAATAGCTAATATTGCTGCTGGAGTTGTGGTTGGAAAGCTTGGAACTGCCACTGTAACGGTAGAAGAAATTTTAAAGGCTGCTGAGGAGATGGATGCTCTGTAG
- the radC gene encoding RadC family protein, with amino-acid sequence MSYYTVKELPESDRPREKLLKVGAENLLDSELLAIILRTGVKGKNVLDLSREILKAFGGFEGLSKVHVQELIGFKGLGKAKAVAVKAAVEIGRRTKSDKKVSSISTPPDAFELLRRFGDLEVEVFGIVTLNVKNVPLGVYEISKGSVNAAVVTPKEVFRPAVRDLAASVILFHNHPSGDTTPSSEDLKITQKLKRAAQLLDIEVLDHVIIGRDSYFSFREEGILDV; translated from the coding sequence ATGTCTTACTACACCGTTAAAGAACTTCCAGAGTCCGACAGACCGAGAGAAAAGCTTCTAAAAGTAGGGGCGGAAAACCTGTTGGACTCTGAACTTTTAGCGATAATTTTGAGAACAGGCGTAAAGGGTAAAAACGTTCTTGACCTTTCCCGCGAGATACTAAAAGCTTTTGGAGGTTTTGAAGGACTTTCTAAAGTTCACGTTCAGGAGCTCATCGGTTTTAAGGGGCTTGGAAAAGCTAAAGCTGTTGCTGTTAAGGCTGCGGTTGAGATAGGAAGAAGAACAAAAAGCGACAAGAAAGTTTCGTCTATCTCCACTCCGCCGGATGCTTTTGAGCTACTACGCAGGTTCGGTGATTTGGAAGTAGAGGTATTTGGAATAGTTACTTTAAACGTAAAAAACGTTCCTTTGGGCGTTTACGAAATATCTAAAGGTTCTGTTAACGCTGCTGTCGTGACTCCTAAGGAAGTTTTCCGTCCTGCCGTTAGAGATTTGGCAGCGTCGGTGATACTGTTTCACAACCACCCATCCGGAGATACTACTCCGAGCAGTGAAGATTTGAAGATAACCCAAAAATTAAAAAGAGCTGCGCAGCTTTTAGATATTGAAGTTCTTGACCACGTAATAATCGGAAGAGATTCTTACTTTAGTTTTAGAGAAGAGGGAATCCTTGATGTTTAG
- the ileS gene encoding isoleucine--tRNA ligase — protein sequence MSEKDYKETLNLPKTSFPMRGNLPKKEPETLSYWNEINLYKKLLESHKCDCKFILHDGPPYANGHIHIGHALNKILKDIVIKSKAMQGYFTPFVPGWDCHGLPIERAVFKEIKKRKDEVDPIEVRKKCRQYAEKWIKTQKEEFIRLGVLGDWKNPYITMDPSYQATILRELGKFYEKGLVYRAKKPVYWCPTCVTALAEAEIEYGEETSPSIYVAFKVTDGKGKLDEGTYLVIWTTTPWTLPANVAVALHPDLEYVVLESEGKRYLVAKELAEDFSEKTGISNNAVKTFKGSDLEGIEYEHPFVDRKGKTVLADYVSSDTGTGLVHIAPGHGEEDYQVGLKYNLPVIVPVDDYGRFTDEAPEWIRGMKIWDANDKILEKLKETGHLLYAGKITHSYPHCWRCKKKVIFRATPQWFISMDKGQPTLRKVALDEIEKVKWIPAWGKTRIRNMVEQRPDWCISRQRIWGVPIVAFYCKSCGEVIYSKELADHVADIFEKESADAWYEKSASELLPEGFACPKCGGKEFEKEKDILDVWFDSGSSHAAVLEKREELSSPADLYLEGSDQHRGWFQASLLESCGTRGRAPYRSVLTHGFTLDEKGYKMSKSLGNVISPNDIVKRFGADILRLWVASENFTEDVRISENILRKIAESYKKIRNTFRFMLGNLYDFTPDKALNYDELEEIDKWAINRFFNLKNEIIKAYNDYKFNRVYRMVYEYCSNELSAIYLDILKDTLYCEHPDSKKRRSAQTAICRILEGLTILIAPILSFTAEEVYSHIPGKEKESVFLEEFPPYCEDRDGEVLETWNRLIEIKKAVNKGLEKARSEDLIRHSLEAKVTVYAEGSDYDLLKRYASQLPYIFITSQAEVKPLSEAPETAVFDEDTGIKVFVERAKGNKCERCWMYSETVGKDSEYPDVCERCARVLKELNG from the coding sequence ATGAGCGAAAAGGACTACAAAGAGACGCTCAACCTACCCAAAACCTCGTTTCCGATGAGAGGTAACCTGCCCAAAAAAGAACCTGAAACTCTTTCCTACTGGAATGAAATAAATCTCTACAAAAAACTGTTAGAAAGCCACAAGTGTGACTGCAAATTCATCCTTCACGATGGACCGCCTTACGCCAACGGTCACATTCACATAGGACACGCCTTAAACAAGATACTTAAAGATATCGTTATTAAATCAAAGGCGATGCAAGGTTACTTTACGCCTTTTGTTCCCGGCTGGGACTGCCATGGGCTTCCAATAGAAAGAGCTGTTTTTAAGGAAATAAAGAAAAGGAAAGATGAAGTTGACCCGATAGAAGTTAGGAAGAAGTGCAGGCAGTATGCTGAAAAGTGGATTAAGACACAAAAAGAAGAATTCATCAGACTCGGCGTTTTGGGAGACTGGAAGAACCCTTACATAACTATGGACCCTTCCTATCAGGCAACAATCCTAAGGGAGTTGGGTAAGTTTTACGAAAAGGGACTGGTTTACAGGGCGAAAAAGCCGGTTTACTGGTGTCCAACCTGCGTTACTGCTCTTGCCGAAGCGGAAATTGAATACGGAGAGGAAACTTCTCCATCTATCTACGTTGCCTTTAAAGTAACAGACGGTAAAGGAAAGCTTGACGAAGGAACGTATTTGGTTATCTGGACAACAACCCCGTGGACTTTACCTGCCAACGTTGCCGTTGCGCTTCATCCAGACCTTGAATACGTTGTTCTTGAAAGCGAAGGTAAAAGGTATTTGGTGGCGAAAGAACTTGCAGAAGATTTTTCGGAAAAAACGGGCATTTCAAACAATGCAGTAAAAACTTTCAAAGGTAGCGATTTAGAAGGGATAGAGTATGAACATCCTTTTGTTGATAGAAAAGGAAAAACCGTTTTAGCCGACTACGTTTCTTCGGATACTGGAACGGGACTCGTTCACATAGCTCCCGGTCACGGTGAAGAGGACTATCAGGTGGGATTAAAGTATAACCTTCCTGTAATTGTGCCGGTTGACGACTACGGTCGCTTTACAGATGAAGCTCCAGAGTGGATTCGCGGAATGAAGATATGGGATGCCAACGACAAAATCCTTGAAAAGCTAAAAGAAACAGGGCACTTGCTTTACGCTGGAAAGATAACCCACTCCTACCCCCACTGCTGGAGATGTAAAAAGAAGGTTATCTTTAGAGCAACTCCTCAATGGTTTATTTCAATGGATAAAGGGCAGCCAACTCTAAGAAAAGTGGCTCTTGATGAAATAGAAAAGGTAAAGTGGATACCTGCCTGGGGTAAAACGAGAATCAGGAACATGGTTGAACAGCGTCCAGACTGGTGTATTTCAAGACAGAGAATTTGGGGCGTGCCGATAGTTGCCTTTTACTGCAAATCCTGCGGAGAGGTTATCTACTCAAAAGAGTTAGCAGACCACGTTGCCGATATTTTTGAAAAGGAATCAGCCGACGCCTGGTATGAAAAATCCGCTTCTGAACTGCTTCCAGAAGGTTTTGCCTGTCCCAAGTGCGGTGGTAAGGAATTTGAGAAAGAGAAGGACATTTTAGACGTCTGGTTTGATTCCGGCTCTTCGCATGCAGCCGTTTTAGAAAAGAGAGAAGAACTTTCTTCACCGGCTGACCTTTACCTTGAAGGTTCAGACCAGCATAGAGGCTGGTTCCAGGCAAGCCTTTTAGAGTCCTGCGGAACGAGAGGAAGAGCGCCTTACAGGTCTGTTCTGACTCACGGGTTTACCCTTGACGAGAAAGGCTACAAGATGAGCAAATCTTTGGGTAACGTTATTTCGCCTAACGATATAGTTAAGAGGTTTGGCGCTGACATATTGAGGCTCTGGGTTGCCAGCGAAAACTTTACAGAAGATGTAAGAATTTCAGAGAACATACTAAGGAAGATAGCAGAAAGTTACAAGAAAATTAGAAATACTTTCAGGTTTATGTTAGGTAACCTTTACGATTTTACGCCTGATAAAGCACTAAACTACGACGAGTTAGAAGAAATAGACAAGTGGGCGATAAACAGGTTCTTCAACCTGAAGAACGAAATAATCAAAGCCTACAACGACTATAAGTTCAACAGAGTTTACAGAATGGTTTACGAATACTGTTCAAACGAATTGAGCGCCATTTATCTTGACATACTGAAGGATACCCTCTATTGCGAACATCCAGACTCTAAAAAGAGGAGAAGCGCTCAAACAGCCATTTGCAGAATACTTGAAGGATTAACCATTCTAATAGCGCCTATACTTTCCTTTACTGCCGAGGAAGTTTACTCACACATTCCCGGAAAAGAAAAGGAATCGGTTTTCCTTGAAGAGTTTCCACCTTACTGCGAAGATAGAGATGGAGAAGTTTTAGAAACCTGGAACAGGCTCATAGAAATTAAGAAAGCTGTAAATAAAGGTCTTGAAAAGGCAAGAAGTGAAGACCTGATAAGACACTCTTTAGAAGCTAAAGTAACCGTTTACGCTGAAGGTAGCGATTACGACCTGCTTAAAAGATACGCTTCACAGCTTCCATACATATTTATTACATCTCAAGCTGAAGTAAAGCCTTTAAGTGAAGCTCCTGAAACGGCTGTTTTTGATGAGGATACCGGAATAAAAGTTTTTGTTGAAAGAGCCAAGGGTAATAAGTGTGAAAGATGCTGGATGTACAGCGAAACGGTTGGCAAAGACAGTGAATATCCTGACGTTTGTGAAAGGTGCGCAAGGGTTCTAAAGGAGTTGAACGGGTAA